The Brassica oleracea var. oleracea cultivar TO1000 unplaced genomic scaffold, BOL UnpScaffold00798, whole genome shotgun sequence sequence AGACACGATCTGGTCCTGTTCAACAAGCTCTCAAAGCTCGTGCTATGAGGCTTCTCAAGCAGAAGAAAATGTAAGGGATTCATTAGGTTTACAGCTAGCTCTGTTCATTAACAATTGTTGATCAATTACATTACTTTCTTATCAGGTATGAAGGACAACGCGACATGCTTTATAATCATACATTCAATCTCGATCAAGTCTCTTTCGCTGCTGGAGGTCTCAAAGATCCTCAACAAACTGTAATGCATATCTCTCTttgtttctaagccattgttcatgcctGTGGACGTGGCTAGGTCATATATGCGAGCTCGTCTGCCATGGGGATCTCCGTCTGTGAACAATTCAGAGTTTTGGTCACCATCATCAGTAGGGACGCAACTTCTTAAGGAAGGAACGCCATTTTCTTATAATGCTGGAAACTTATCCTCTTCCAAGGTACATCAGAAAGGTTTCTAATATATTATGCAATGCAGTGCAAACTTTTGTGTGATGCTAATTCCAGTTTTCCAATAGAAAGTTTGCATACCAGCATGTATTTCTACTACTGGCTCTCTCAGAGTTATGGCTCTCTCAGATTTTAGCATGCGTCTTTATTCACTGTTGTATTTGGCCAAGCAGGACTTTGAGTAGGAACAAACTTAACGGGACTATCCCTGTATCACTTACTGGTCTTCCAAACCTGATAAATCTGTAAGTTACTGCTCACTCTGTCTGTGATCCCCTTCTTTTTTTGGAAGCTCCTCTTTCTTAATCAATTTGAAACTATGTTTTTACAGTCTTTCAAATCGGTTTGGTCTGTTTTGTGTTGTGGTTTGTTTGAACTTTAGATAGTGGTGCTGCTCAGAACATCAACATCCGAACCAGaatgaatttaaaaagttttacaaAGTATTAATCTATATTTGCTGTTAAGATTTGCTTACTGATCATCATCACTcagaaagagagaaaaggatCAACAATCGTTTCCAAGCAGTAAAAGAAAGAGACATAGACAAGTCACTCATATCGGTTTGGTCTGATATGCTTGTGTTTTACATATGTAGGCAAGTTACTTAGCCTCGCTGAACCACGAGGAGACAAGGCTAGCGGTTGCATGCGAGAGAACGTTTCTTGAAATGCTGGATGGCTCATGCCGTAGTACTCCTATTGCTGGATACGCCGCCAAGGACGAAGAAGGAAACTGCTATTTGAGAGGACTGGTTGCATCTCCTGACGGTACTCAAGATATGAAAGCATTCCTAAGTATACCAATGTGATACATGTTCTTACCTGTTCCATCTTTGTGATAGTTCTCGACACCTCAAGAAAAGGTCCATATGTGTTTGAGGACATGGTGAAGATGGGAAAATACGCTGGTCAAGAACTGCTTTCGCGTGCTGGTCCAGGCTTATTTGGCAACTAAAGCCATTGTCAAATGAACTGTTGTAACTTTTTTGATTTTGAGCGAAAGATAACCTTTGTTTTATCaattgtattattatatttatataaaatgagtcTTGCAATTGTAACTTTTTCATCCCACTATGAACCACTCCCAAAAAACTAGAGTAACAAAAGAAGACTTTAGTTACATCTCCgttcatcttcctcttcatcaacCGGAGGATACCACCTTGGTCTTCTCTCGGAGTTACTCAGTCTGTAATTCAGCTTCAGTTCTTCATtgcaaaatttgaaatattctaaatatacaGATATCACATCCTTAGCTTTTGAtctcatttcaatttttttagtttaaactttCATAGATAGCAACACTAATATTCAACTATTCTGGAAACCCATCCAGAAATTTCATAACTCTTTCcaacatttataatataaaatttagtgttaaatACATTAATGTTTTAGCTAATAACAGATGATTCTCCTCAGCGTAGCGGCTAAACTTCCCGGTAGCGAAACTTGACAAACAGTTGCCTCAACCCGTGTTTGATTCCCTTTGGAATCAgatcactttttatttttttaattgaataaaaatcaaTGCATTATATCCATTTACTTACATCAACAAACAATTGAAACACACTTGGCCTAGTTTTTCCacgctcttcttctttttccagaTATCTTGGGTTCGAATTGTGGTAGATgca is a genomic window containing:
- the LOC106320094 gene encoding porphobilinogen deaminase, chloroplastic-like, with amino-acid sequence MADISFVVMYLEAVPPIGFVLSLVSLLSPNRFAMSCINKRGESVEDKIKKLDVELWKYREQIQKTRSGPVQQALKARAMRLLKQKKMYEGQRDMLYNHTFNLDQVSFAAGGLKDPQQTASYLASLNHEETRLAVACERTFLEMLDGSCRSTPIAGYAAKDEEGNCYLRGLVASPDGTQDMKAFLILDTSRKGPYVFEDMVKMGKYAGQELLSRAGPGLFGN